The following are encoded in a window of Palaemon carinicauda isolate YSFRI2023 chromosome 31, ASM3689809v2, whole genome shotgun sequence genomic DNA:
- the LOC137624815 gene encoding cilia- and flagella-associated protein 251-like, whose protein sequence is MLDGPGEEEEEEEEEEEEEEGRLHGPGEEEEEEEAVGRLDVPGEEEEEEEEEEEEEEEEEVGRLDGPGEEEEEEEEEEEEGRLHGPGEEEEEEEAVGRLDVPGEEEEEEKEEEEGRLDGPEEEEEEEEEEEEEEEEEEEEEEEGRLDGPGEEEEEEEEGRFDGPGEEEEEEEVVGRLDGPGEEEEGRLDGPGEEEEEEEEEEEEEEEEEEEEEEEEKEEEEEG, encoded by the coding sequence atgtTAGATGGacctggagaagaagaagaagaagaagaagaagaagaagaagaagaagaagggaggtTACATGGacctggagaagaagaagaagaagaagaagcagtagGGAGGTTAGATGTacctggagaagaagaagaagaagaggaagaagaagaagaagaagaagaagaagaagaagtagggagGTTAGATGGacctggagaagaagaagaagaagaagaagaagaagaagaagaagggaggtTACATGGacctggagaagaagaagaagaagaagaagcagtagGGAGGTTAGATGTacctggagaagaagaagaagaagaaaaagaagaagaagaagggaggtTAGATggacctgaagaagaagaagaagaagaagaagaagaagaagaagaagaagaagaagaagaagaagaagaagaagaagggaggtTAGATGGacctggagaagaagaagaagaagaagaagaagggaggtTCGATGGacctggagaagaagaagaagaagaagaagtagtagggAGGTTAGATGGacctggagaagaagaagaagggaggtTAGATGGacctggagaagaagaagaagaagaagaagaagaagaagaagaagaagaagaagaagaagaagaagaagaagaagaagaaaaagaagaagaagaagaaggttag